One Odocoileus virginianus isolate 20LAN1187 ecotype Illinois chromosome 4, Ovbor_1.2, whole genome shotgun sequence DNA segment encodes these proteins:
- the LOC110128486 gene encoding small ribosomal subunit protein eS12-like gives TAVAEEGIAAGGVMNVNTAPQEVLKTALIHDGLAHGIYEAAKALDKRQTRLCVLASNCDKPMYIKLVEALCAEHQINLIKVDDNKKLGEWVALCKTDSEGKPCKVVGCSYVVVKDYGKESQAKDVKEEYFKCKK, from the coding sequence ACTGCCGTGGCCGAGGAAGGCATTGCTGCTGGAGGTGTAATGAATGTTAATACTGCTCCGCAAGAGGTTCTGAAGACCGCCCTCATCCATGATGGCCTAGCACATGGAATTTACGAAGCTGCCAAAGCCTTAGACAAGCGCCAAACCCGTCTCTGTGTGCTTGCATCCAACTGTGATAAGCCTATGTATATCAAGTTGGTGGAGGCCCTTTGTGCTGAGCACCAAATCAACCTGATTAAGGTCGATGACAACAAGAAACTAGGGGAATGGGTAGCCCTCTGTAAAACTGACAGCGAGGGAAAACCCTGTAAAGTGGTTGGTTGCAGTTATGTGGTGGTTAAGGACTATGGCAAAGAGTCTCAGGCCAAGGATGTCAAAGAGGAGTACTTCAAATGcaagaaatga